CGATTAGTCAAGAATCATATTGTGACGGACCCCGGACTTGACAAAGTTGCGGGGTTCTTCGTTGATGGATATGATGATAGTTAGATTGATGTTTATGTAAATGGTTACGTAAATGGTTACGTTAATAGTTACGTTGATGGTTACATGATATGGATATGAATTTGGTTTTGGTGGTTATAAATGGTTGCGAAGAGTGTCGCGACTTTGCGACTTCGAGACATCGAAATATTGTACGACGGTACGATATAGGGAAGGAGGAGCTGTCATGGCTAACCTATCGCTTCGAGTGGATTTGAACGCCGATATGGGCGAAAGCTTCGGCGTATATCGGCTAGGCGCTGACGAGGAGCTTGTCCAGCATATTACGTCTGCGAATATTGCATGCGGCTACCATGCAGGTGATCCGTCGGTGATGAGGCGGACGGTCAAGCTTTGTCTGGAGGCAGGGGTAGGGATCGGTGCGCATCCGGGTCTTCCCGACTTGAGCGGCTTCGGCCGACGCATGATGCAGGTCAGCCCGGAGGAGGTATACGACCTGATGCTGTATCAGATCGGAGCGCTGCAGGCGATCGCACGTGCCGAAGGGGGGAGCGTTCGGCATGTGAAGCCGCACGGCGCGCTATACAATATGGCTGCTGTGCAGCCTCCGCTTGCCGATGCGATCGCGGAGGCGGTGCTGCGGCTCGATCCAACGCTAATGCTGTTCGGTCTCGCCGGTAGCGAGCTTATTCGTGCTGCGGAGCGCAAGGGGCTGCGTGCTGTTCCGGAAGCGTTCGCGGACCGGACTTATACGCCAGAGGGGACGTTGACGCCGCGAGGTGAGAGCGGGGCTCTGCTTCACGACCCGGAGCAGGCGGCCGCGCAGGTACTGTCCATTGTGCGCGATGGCCTCACGATCTCGAAATCCGGCTCGCCGGTGTCCTTGCAGGCCGAGACCTTCTGCATCCACGGCGACGGTCCCGGCGCTGCCCAGCTTGCCGCCGCTCTGAAGCTGAGCCTCATCCAACACGGCGTTGAAGTAAAGCCCGTCACCTGATTGAGCGCGGTTCCACCCGCTGCTCGGGCCAGGTGACGGAAACGTGTTCCCCCGTAACTCCCCGTCACCTGATTGAGCGCGGTTCCACCCGCTGCTCGGGCCAGGTGACGGAAACGTGTTCCCCCGTAACTCCCCGTCACCTGATTGAGCGCGGTTCCACCCGCTGCTCGGGCCAGGTGACGGAAACGGGTTCCCCCGTCAAGCCCGTCACCTGATAGATCGCGGTTTCTCCCGCGACTGGGGTCAGGTGCCCCCTACATCAGCTTGATGCCGCTGATCAAAATAATGATCGCCATGACCGTTCTCAGCGGCTTGGCGGGTACCTTCGCGGATAGGCTGCTGCCGAGGAGGACGCCGGGCACGGAGCCGATCAGTAAGTTGATCGCCAGCATGTAATGGATGTTGCCGAAACCAGCATGCAGCAGGCCTGCAGCCGATACGAGCAGGAACGCGTGTACGATGTCGGTGCCGACAAGCTCCGCTGCCTTAAGTCGGTAGAAGAACATCATGGCCAGAGCGAATAAGGAGCCGGAGCCGATCGAGGTCAAGCCGACTACGAAGCCGAGGAGAACGCCGATCATGATCGATAAGGCTCGTTTCTCATGAAGCGGCTTATCCTGAAGCGCCGTCGGCTCACTCGGGATGAACCATACCTTAATGATGCTCAGCAAGGCGACGATGACCAGGACGAAGCCGAGCGCGTGCTTAATGATCGTATCTTGATACGCATGCAGCGACGGCACGAACTTCAGCAGCAGTACGGCGACGATCGCACTCGGGATGCTGCCCCAGGCCATGTGCTTCACAAGCGTCATGTTGACCGTCTTCTGCCGAACGTGCTGGATGCTGCCGAATAGCTTCGTCACCGCATTATAGAACAGATCTGTAGCGACAGCGACAGTAGGCTGAATGCCTAGAAACACGAGCAGCGGGGTTAACAGGGCGGCTCCGCCTACACCGGTCAGACCGACAAGCAGGCCGACCAGCGCCCCCATGAGCACAATACCCAATTCCATCGTTTCCACCTCTAGTCCTCAATTTATAGTCTGCGACGTAAAACCCCTTGCTTGAGCTATGGGGATGTAAGTCGCCATCTGCGAACAGCTTTCGTTAGTTTTCTTGAATCTATCTATTGTTTTGTGGTATGCTGATCTTGAGGTGATAACCGTGTCAAGAGACGTATATAGCACTAACAATGTGGTGTTCGATTGCAAATACCATGTCGTATTCTGCCCGAAGTATCGGCGTAAGGTGCTTGTATCTCCAATCGACGAACGACTGAAAGAGTTGTTCCTGCTGAAAGCTAACGAACTTCAAGCGGAAATCGTCCATATGGATATCATGCCTGACCATGTGCATGTGCTGATTAGGTGCGATCCGCAGTTCGGCATTCACAAAGTTGTGAAGCATCTGAAAGGGTATACGTCGCGTATGTTGCGCCAAGAGTTCAAGCAGCTTACATCTCGGCTTCCGTCGCTGTGGACCAATAGCTATTTCGTCGCTACGGTTGGAAGCGTGTCGCTTGAAACGGTACAGCGATATATTGAAGAACAGAAGGATCGTTGAACATGCGAATAACGTACAAATACCGACTGTATCCAAGCCGCGAACAGCGCAAGGCGATTCACTTCACTATAGAGCGTTGCCGCCTGCTGTATAACCGTTTGCTGGACGAACGTATTCACGCCTACTCGCTCGACTGCATGAACATGTTGCCAATCAGCGCAAGGATTACGCGCATAAGCTGTCTCGTAATCTCGTAAGCCGCTTCGGCTTGATCGCTTTCGAAGATTTAAATACGGTTGGTATGGTCAAGAATCACAACCTCGCAAAGTCGATCGTAGACGCTGGCTGGCATCAGCTCGTACAATTCACGAAATACAAGGCTGAGAGTGCCGGTAGAGTCGTGAAACAAGTCGATCCACGAAATACGTCACAGATATGCTCGAATTGCGGTGAAGTCGTCAAAAAAGAACTGAAGGAACGCACGCACCACTGTCCGCATTGCGGTTTCGTTGCAGACCGAGACGTGAACGCGGCTATCAATATTTTGCAAAGAGCAACAGCCTAAGCATGAACGGGCTCGGATGGAGCCTTCAGCGAGGAAATGGGTTGCCGTTTCTGTTGACCTGAGAAGCCCCTCCCTTTAGGGATGGGGAGTCATCACGTCTAAGTCATACATCCGCAATCCTTCCACACTCCTCACTATATGTACGCCCACAATCGAAGGTGTGCATGTGTCACGGTAACGAAAAAAAGCTCCCGCAGGAGCTCTTCCAATCACTAGCCATCTATTACACGTTGAGACTGCAGCTATTGCACCTGCTGACCGGACGCTTTACGCAGTTCATTGGCGAGCCGGTTAAATTCCTTGCGCGCTTCCTCGGATTCCGTACAGAAGTAAGCGGCGGATAAGAAGCGGATGATCTTGTTGGCGTCTTCAGCACTCAGCATAACCATTCCTCCTCAGTTGAAGCTTCGGGCTTCCCTAATATAATGTACGCAGACGATAGGAGGAAGGTGAAGCTCTTGAATATGCTATAATCGAAGCGTCACGTTCAACCGAAGGAGAGTGAGCTCAGTATGATTCCGGTGTTCGTCTATGGTACGCTGCTGACGGGCGAATCCAATCATCACGTGGTCGCTTCATATGTGAGATCAGTCAGGCCGGGAGTCGTTCACGGGAGCCTATATGATGTGGGAGCTTACCCGGCGCTGGTGCAGGAACATAGCGCGAGCGGAAGGATGGTCGAGGGAGAATGGCTCCTAGTGGAGGATGCAGGGCTGATCGCGATGGACGAGCTCGAGGAATATTACGGTCCAGGCCAGTCTAACGATTATGAGCGAGTATGGATACGCGATGCTGCAGACGAGAGTCTGGAGGGCTGGGTGTACGTATGGGCGAGCAGCAGAGGCTGTCCGCTCATCGACAAGCGTTCCTGGAGAGAGCACTGCAGCAGCAGGAGCCGACAATAATCGTACGTAAGCAAAAACCGCTGTGCGCCTAAATGCGCTACAGCGGCTAGGATGCCTCATATATGACCAGAATATCGGTTTACGCTCTGCTTGAGTATCTTCTCCAATCATCCCGCTCGGATTTCTTGATCGTCTCCGAAATTCGCATCATGATCGCGTTCACTTCAGTTTCACCGATCGTCTCAAGCAGCTGCTCGTAGCTCAGGTCATCCTTTAGCAGCTTACGGGATACGGTGCTTTCGCGATACCAGGCCTCCGTCAGGGCGAAGGAGCCGTCCTTTTTTAGCCATACCTCATGGTAATAATCTTTTTCTCCCTCTTGGGCGATCAAGGTTAAGTAGTAGGCGAGAATCGGTATGCGCGGGTCTGCCAAGCGCTGACTAATGACGGAGCCGGAAGCAACCGGCTGTCCGAACGTAACATATTTCGACACTTTTCTTATAAGCTGATCAGCAGCAATCATTATTATCCCCCTTTCATCATAGGACCTTAATCCTTTAAATCATTAAATTATAATCAACTCATGATAATCACAATACTACCATAGTTCTAATGACTTATGCATCATACTTTTGGATTATTACAAGCTGCCAAATGTTTCGTCCGTTCACCCAAAAGAAATTGAAACGTGTTATAATAAGGATATGTGAAAGACAATCGGGGTGGGAATGAAGCCTATGGAATCGTATCAAATTTTATTGGCGGACGATGAGGCCGCATTGCGATTTTTGCTAACCGAAACGCTAGCGGAGGAAGGGTATCACATCGTAGAGGCTGCTGATGGTAAGGAAGCGATCAAGCTGCTAGATCAGACGAAGTATGATCTGGTGATCTTAGATTATATGATGCCGGAGAAGACAGGGATCGAGGTGTGCGAGTGGCTGAGAGCGAGCTCGGAGCTGAATCGCGATGTTCCTGTGGTGCTGCTCACAGCCAAGGCGCAGGAGAAGGATAAGGAAAGAGCGATTCAAGCGGGCGTAACCCGTTACATCGTGAAGCCATTCAGTCCGATGCTGCTTCTCGATGTCGTGCAAGAATTGATTGAAGCATCTGACACGATATAGGGTGTAACGTACATGTCATCAAGAATGAATAGACAGGCAGCAACTGTAGCAGGACAGCAGTCTCCTCGGATATTATGCGGATCGGAAGTGGACACAGTGCGAAATCCGACAGGTGAAGATCGAAGCGGGAAAGAGCAGCGATTGTTGAAGGAAGGCCGTAAGCGTTACGTTCGTGAGCTAGAGAAGCAGCTCGGGCAGCTCAACGCCTGGATCGGTGCGCCGGACGATGAGGAGTATGCGGTCGACACAGCCAAACAAATTTATCGGGTCGTACATACGCTAAAGGGCAGCGCTCCTATGTTCGGTTTCATCAGAATTGGGTCAGGCGCGCAGAAGCTGGTCGACCTGTGGGAATGGACACAGCATGACGACGCTGTCATCAACGGGGCGTTCATCATGGATCGGTTTATTCGAACCTCCTCTTTATCGGAGCCTATTTTGCGCGAGCTGGAGCTTGAGCT
Above is a genomic segment from Paenibacillus sp. YYML68 containing:
- a CDS encoding LamB/YcsF family protein codes for the protein MANLSLRVDLNADMGESFGVYRLGADEELVQHITSANIACGYHAGDPSVMRRTVKLCLEAGVGIGAHPGLPDLSGFGRRMMQVSPEEVYDLMLYQIGALQAIARAEGGSVRHVKPHGALYNMAAVQPPLADAIAEAVLRLDPTLMLFGLAGSELIRAAERKGLRAVPEAFADRTYTPEGTLTPRGESGALLHDPEQAAAQVLSIVRDGLTISKSGSPVSLQAETFCIHGDGPGAAQLAAALKLSLIQHGVEVKPVT
- a CDS encoding sulfite exporter TauE/SafE family protein, which produces MELGIVLMGALVGLLVGLTGVGGAALLTPLLVFLGIQPTVAVATDLFYNAVTKLFGSIQHVRQKTVNMTLVKHMAWGSIPSAIVAVLLLKFVPSLHAYQDTIIKHALGFVLVIVALLSIIKVWFIPSEPTALQDKPLHEKRALSIMIGVLLGFVVGLTSIGSGSLFALAMMFFYRLKAAELVGTDIVHAFLLVSAAGLLHAGFGNIHYMLAINLLIGSVPGVLLGSSLSAKVPAKPLRTVMAIIILISGIKLM
- the tnpA gene encoding IS200/IS605 family transposase — protein: MSRDVYSTNNVVFDCKYHVVFCPKYRRKVLVSPIDERLKELFLLKANELQAEIVHMDIMPDHVHVLIRCDPQFGIHKVVKHLKGYTSRMLRQEFKQLTSRLPSLWTNSYFVATVGSVSLETVQRYIEEQKDR
- a CDS encoding helix-turn-helix domain-containing protein, whose protein sequence is MRITYKYRLYPSREQRKAIHFTIERCRLLYNRLLDERIHAYSLDCMNMLPISARITRISCLVIS
- a CDS encoding RNA-guided endonuclease InsQ/TnpB family protein codes for the protein MHEHVANQRKDYAHKLSRNLVSRFGLIAFEDLNTVGMVKNHNLAKSIVDAGWHQLVQFTKYKAESAGRVVKQVDPRNTSQICSNCGEVVKKELKERTHHCPHCGFVADRDVNAAINILQRATA
- a CDS encoding N-acetylmuramoyl-L-alanine amidase; translated protein: MLSAEDANKIIRFLSAAYFCTESEEARKEFNRLANELRKASGQQVQ
- a CDS encoding gamma-glutamylcyclotransferase, with the translated sequence MIPVFVYGTLLTGESNHHVVASYVRSVRPGVVHGSLYDVGAYPALVQEHSASGRMVEGEWLLVEDAGLIAMDELEEYYGPGQSNDYERVWIRDAADESLEGWVYVWASSRGCPLIDKRSWREHCSSRSRQ
- a CDS encoding response regulator transcription factor gives rise to the protein MESYQILLADDEAALRFLLTETLAEEGYHIVEAADGKEAIKLLDQTKYDLVILDYMMPEKTGIEVCEWLRASSELNRDVPVVLLTAKAQEKDKERAIQAGVTRYIVKPFSPMLLLDVVQELIEASDTI